The DNA sequence GGATACGAGTACTGCGACCTTTGCGCGGATGTCTTTTGAGCTTGGTATTTCCAGTATCCCTGATATGATTGCGACGGCGTCGGCCCCGGCACTTATGACCTCCGGGAGCGTCTCCTCGGTTATGCCGCCGATGGCGGTTACGGGGAGTTTTATCTTCCCTCTTACCTCTTTAAGCATATCGATGCCGACGACCTCCCGGGCGTCTGGTTTCGTGGCGGTGGGGAATATGGGACCGAAGGAAATATAGTCCACGTCGAGTGTCGCGGCTTCTACGGCTTCCTCCACGGTATGCGTCGAAAAACCGATAATTTTTTCCTTTCCGAGTATCTTCCTCGCTTCGGCCACGGGCAGGTCTTCGTCTCCAAGGTGTACGCCGTCCGCGCCGCTCATGAGCGCCACGTCCACCCGGTCGTTAACGATGAAGGTCGCGCCTCTGGCCGCGGTTATCTCTCTCAGGGTCTTTGCCATCTTTAAAAATTCGCCCGACGCCGTCCCCCCCCCCTTGGCCCGCAGCTGAACGAGCCTCGCCCCGCCCTCGATTATCTCTCCCGCGACCCTTTCGATATCACCCGGCCCGACAAAGTAGGTATCTATTATGGCGTAGAGCCCTCGTATCTTTTCGCTTCCAACCCCATATCCCATGGTTGCATATTAACAGCGCGGCGGGGGGGATGACAATGGAAATCGGTTGCCAACCAGCGTGACGCTGGACCCAATATTTAAAGCGGCGTGACGCCGACCAGCGTGACGTTGGACCCAACCGAATTCAATTGCCAAGTAGGCCCTTATGCAGTATAAAGTCTTGGAGGCATAGAAAGGATTTTACTTTGACAGAGCATCTTCTTATAGGTATAGCGAGTATCGTGGTCCTCGGCGTGGGAGCGCAGTGGCTCGCCTGGCGTATGGGGCTGCCCGCCATACTCCTCCTCCTTATTATCGGCTTCGTCGCCGGGCCGGTGACGGGGTTTCTCGACCCGGACGAGATCTTCGGCGACCTCCTCCTTCCGATAGTAAGCATCTCCGTCGCGCTCATCCTCTTCGAGGGGGGCCTTACGCTCCGGGTCTCCGAGCTTAAGGGTTTCGGCGGGGTGGTGAGGAACCTCGTTACAATCGGGGTCGTCGTCACCTGGCTTATAGGCTCTCTCGCCGCCGGTTACCTGCTCGGGCTCGACCTGGCGCTCTCGGTACTGGTGGGTGCGGTGCTCGTCGTAACCGGTCCGACGGTGATCGTGCCGCTCCTCCGGCACGTAAGGCCGGTTGGCCATCTGGGGTCGATACTCAAGTGGGAGGGGATCGTCATAGACCCGATAGGCGCGATGCTGGCGGTGCGGGTCTTCGAGGGGATAGTGGCCGGAGGGGGTGGGGGGGGCCTGCGCGAGGCCGGTTCTCACGCCCTTATGGGGATCGTCAAGACCATCCTCGCGGGCGGCTTAACCGGTGCGGCGGGGGCGGCTTTGATGGTCTTCTTCCTCCGGCGCTACTGGATACCCGACTTCCTGCAGAACCCGGTGACCGTCATGGTCGTTGTGGGCGCGTTCGCGGCGTCCAACTACTTGCAGGCCGAGTCCGGCCTGCTTGCCGTTACGGTCATGGGTATCGCGCTCGCCAACCAGAAGGCCGTTACGGTAAAGCATATAGTCGAGTTCAAGGAGAATCTGAGGGTGCTCCTGATATCGAGCCTCTTTATCCTGCTTGCCGCGAGGCTCGACTTCAGCGATTTTTCCGGGGTGGGCGTGGGGGGCGTTCTCTTCCTGCTGGTCCTTATAGTGGCGGCCAGGCCGCTCTCGGTATTCTTCTCCACTCTCGGCTCCGGGCTTTCGGGTAAGGAGAAGATATTCCTGGGATGCATGGCCCCGCGAGGCATAGTGGCCGCGGCCATAGCGTCGGTCTTTTCGATGCGGCTCGTCGAGGCAGGGCATGCCGGGGCCGAGATGCTCGTGCCGATAACCTTCATGGTCATAATAGGCACGGTTGCGGTCTACGGCCTGGGGGCCCTGCCCGTCGCGCGCTCTCTCGGGCTTTCGAGCCCCAACCCCCAGGGCGTGCTCTTCGCCGGGGCCCACCCCTGGGCGCGGGAGATAGCCGCGGCCCTCTCGAAGGAGGGTTTTGAGGTAATGCTCGTGGACAACAACTGGACGAATGTATCGAAGGCACGACTCGCGGGTCTTCCGGCGCACTACGGGAGCATACTGGCCGAGAGCCTCCCGGCGGAGCTGGAGCTCGGCGGCATAGGCAGGCTGCTGGCGCTAACCCATAACGATAACGTCAACTCGCTCGCCGCACTTCACTTCACCGACGCCTTCGGCCGTAAGTACGTCTACCAGCTCCCGCCCGAGGACGAGGGGCGTGTCTCGCAGACCTTACGGGGCAGGCTGCTGTTCGGGAGCGAGAGGACCTACTCCTACCTGGCCCGCAGGTTCGCAAGCGGTGCCGTGGTAAAGACGACGAAGCTCACCGGAGAGTTCGGCTTCGAGGCGTTCAGGAAGAAGTACGCCGGCGCGGTCCCGCTGTTCCTTATAACCGAAAAGAGGGAGGTCGTCACCTTCGCCACCGACAACCAGGCCGAGCCCAAACCCGGGCAGACGCTTATAAGCGTGGTGGACGAGGAGGAGGGGTAGGGGGGAGGGGCCAACCCTACGGAACTGATTACAATAACGAAAGGTGGTTACTACAATGCCAGTAAGCGAACTAAGATTAATAAAAAGGTGTGCCGAATTTCTCCCTCGCGGATCAATTAACGAAATCCCAAAAGGAACTCGTGGAATTTATGCGCTTTTGCGATATAGACCACAATCAAAAAACTATGATGTGGTTTACATTGGAATGTCGGGTTCAGATTATGGAAGAATCCGTAGAAGGTTAAAGTCGCACTCCAAATCAAAACACAAGAAAGAGCACTGGACACATTTTTCGGTTTTTGAAGTTTGGGACAATATTAGAGAGGAAGAGATTAGGGAACTCGAAGGAATATTGAGGCATATATACAAGAAGGACACTCGTGCGAACAAGCTTAATAAACAGCAGTCCTTTAAGAAGCTCCGAAAGGTAAAGCAAAACGATATGAGTGAATGGTCGTGATCCAGCCAGGCATGGTGGGCTGTGCCCACCATGCAAAACTCCGGGGAATAGGGGGGTGTTGAAAAACCCGGAAATATGGTATAAAGGTATAAGAAAGGGGGGTTATCCATGAAGCAATACAAGATAATCGTGGAAAAACACCCGGATGGGTACGTGGCCTACCCTCTGGGCCTGAAGGGGGTCGTTGTCGGGGAGGGCGACACCTATGATGAGGCCCTCTCGGACGTGAAGTCCGCGATAGGTTTCCATATCGAGTCGTTCGGAAAAGAACCCCTCGGTATATTATCTTTGACTTAAAGGAGGTGGTACGGTTGGCCGGAGCGACTGACATAAAGGCGAAGTACGTGGTTGACGAGGAGGGACACAAGACCGCGGTTGTCATTAACCTCAAGGACTACGAGAGTCTCATGGAGTCCGTCGAGGACCTTGAGGACGCAAACGACCTCCTCAAGGCTGAGCGTGAAGCGAACGGTTTTATCCCCTACGACGAGTTCCGCAAGAAGTGGCTTAAGTCTTGAAGTACAGGGTCGTCGTAGAGAAGAGGGTCGGGAAAGAGGCCCTTAAGATTCCGTCCCGCCACAGAGCAAGCATCGACAAGGCCGTCCTTTCCCTCGCATCCGACCCCAGACCCCGCAACTGCAAAAAATTAACCGACAGAGAAGGCTACCGCGTCCGCGTGGGCGACTACCGTATACTTTACGTGGTGGACGACGAGGCGCGGACGGTGGTCATATACCGTATTAAGCGCAGAGGGGAGAGGACGTACAAGTAGGTCCGCTGCCGTGGACTACGAGCCACGGCCAACGGTCCTCTTACTTATACTCTCCGCCTCGATGAATATCTTCTTCACCGCCGGAACCGCGCTCTTTATGCGGCTCTCGATACGGTCTATCGCCGCCTCGACCTCGTCGGTGGATAGCCCGTCCCGGAACTCGACCTCCAGATTGACCAGTATGTCCTCGGGCCCGAGGTGCATGGTCATCGGCTGTCCGCACCGCTCCACCCCGTCCACGTTCACCACGGCCCGCCTTATGGCCTCCCGGTCTTCCTTTGTGGCGCTCTCGCCGATAAGGAGTTTCTTTGTCTCGCGCGCGAGGAAGAACGCGACGTAGAGGAGGATGAGCCCGATAAGCACGCTCGTAAGGCCGTCTATAAAGGGCATGTCGAGCCAGTAGGACGCGCTTATCCCGACGGCCGCCACTATGAGCCCCGCCATGGCGGCGGTGTCCTCGAAGAGCACTATCATTATGGTCGGGTCCTTCGTGGTGACGGCCATGCGTATGAAGTCGGTGGGGCGCGTGCCCCCGCCGAGTTTCTTCGCCTCGGAGAAGGCCACGCTGAAGGAGTATGTCTCGAACGCTATCGAGGCCCCGAGGACGGCGAGAGGCAGCCAGATCGACTCGATAGGGTGCGGGTGGAGCATCTTGTCCACTCCTCCATATATAGACAGCGCCGCGCCCACGACGAATATCGAGACCGCCACGACAAAGGCCCAGAAGTACAGCTCCTTGCCGTAGCCGAAAGGGTGGTCCTCGTCCGGGGGTCTTTTGGAGCGCTTCATGCCCACGAGCAGCATCACCTGGTTCATGCTGTCGGCCGTCGAGTGGAAGGCCTCGGCCAGCATCGCCGCGCTCCCGGAGACGAACGCCGCGACGAACTTCATAACGGCTATGGCGCCGTTGCCCGCAAGCGCGGCGATCACTACTTTTTTACTCGAGTGTCCGCTCATGTCTCGTACCCCAGGTCCCGGAGCATCCCGCCCGCGACCGCCTCGAAGCGTTGCCGGTCCTCCTCGCTCATCTCCTTCTTCCACACCCCTATGCGTGAGGGGTCGGGCGGGGAGGAGGTAAGGGAGAAGATCTTCAGCTGCTCCTCTTTAGGAAAGAACTTTCCCTCTGCGGTATACCTGTCCGCAAGCTCGTCGAGCCTCTCCCCGGCCGAGGCGTGATAGTCCTCCATCTCCGGCGAATAGGGGAGCTCGATGAAGTCGCATACTCTTTTCAGGACGGCCGTTGTATCCGTTAAGAGCTCCTCGTAGCGCACCTCCATATAGTGGCGGCAGAAGCCCGCCTGCTGGCGCGCCTCCCGGAGGTACCTCAACCAGAATGCCGCCTGCATGACTGCGTCGTCACCCGGAGATATCTGGAGGCTCTTTGACGATAGCGCCACGTCGCGGCCGTCCCTTATGATGTGGATGAAGCGCGCCTCGGGCAGGGCGCTCTGGATGGTGTTAAGGTGCAGGCTGTATCTGGGCGTCTTATCACCCCACCGTGGTTTGCCAAAGCGTTCGGCATAGAGGCGGTAGAAACACCTGAGCCCTTCCGGTAAGGTAAAGGGCTCGATCTCTTTAAGGGCCCCGCGTAACCTTTCCGGGTCGAGGTGAAAGTCCTTCCACCTTATATCGTCAAGCAGTTTTCTATAAAATCTCGTACGGAGAAGCAGCGGGACGGTCCCGAGTTCCAGCATCCTCGGTATGAAGTAGGTCTCGGGAGGGATCGCGAGCTCGGGGTGGGCGTCGAGCATGAGCCGTAAGAGTGTGGTGCCGGAGCGCGGCGCGCCGACGATAAAGGGGGCCGGGGGCCGGTTCGCATCGTCGGCAGGGATGGCGGCCGGCAGGGAGGGCAGTCTTCCTCTACGGAGTTCATCTTTTACTCTCCGGGGCAAGAAACGTTTCAGCAGTCGTTTCCCTCTGGCGTATTTCCCCGTCCCGGGAGCGCCTTTCAGGAATGTATGCCGTCTCCAGGGGTCGGAGCTGTCCCACGAGCCGTCGAGGGACAGTTCTTTCAGTCGTTTTACGCTCGGGAAGTTCAGTTTGTCGGCCTTGAACATCGCGCGAGATCCGTTCGCGCCCCTGGCCAGATCCTCGGCCGAATACACGCGTCCCGCGTACTTCGCTATAGCGTGCGTCCTGCTGAGGACTATATAGTGCCGCAGTATGAACTGGACGGGGGAGACCTTCCGGCCTTCGAATATGGCCTTGTGCCCTCCGGAGCTGCTGATGCCCACCGGGACCCCGGTATTCTTCCAGGCGTTTATCCTGCGCAGGGGCTTCGGCTCGAAGAAGTAGTAGTGGCGCATCTCCCGGACGTAGTCCGTGCCCTCGTAGGACTCCTCGTCTCCGGTGGGCAGGAATACGAACTCCTTGAAGTTTATGGCGTTATAGCCCTGCCGGTCGGCATCTTCGATGCCTTCGACAAGGGTCTTGTATGGCCGGGGCGCCTCCCGTATCTCGTCGGCGTCGTGGTGTATGAACCAGTCGGCGTCTATCTCCCCGGCGAGCCTTTCTTTCGAGCGGAGTATTTCCGTCCAGTCGCTGTATCCTTTGAAAGGGAGGTGCTCTATCCTCATGACGCCCCTGCCTTCGAAGCCGCGGGCTATCTCTACGCTACGGTCCGTGGAGCCGTTGTCTATGACGCAGGTCTCGATACCCTGGGAGCGGAGGTGCTGGAGGCAGCGCTCGATGTATAGCTCCTCGTTCCTTATGGCAAGCAAAGCTACGACACGCATCACGTTAAGCTCCTCTCTTCTCTTGCCGCCGGTGCCGCAGGGCGGGTCGGCGGGCTCATGTCTCGTATCCGAGGTCCCGGAGCATCTCGCCCGCGACCGCCTCGAAGCTCCGCCTGTCTTCCTCGCTCATTTCCTTCTTCCATGCCCCTATGCGTGAGGGGTCTGGCGGGGAGGAGGTAAGGCGGTGAATCGCCAGACGGTCTTCCTTTTTTGCCGTGACCCTTCCGCTACTGCGGTGTATGTCCCCGAACTCGTCGAGCCGCTTCTCGGCCGAGGCGTGATAGTTCTCCATCTCGGGCGAGTAGGGGAGCTCGATGAATTCGCATATTTTCTCCAGGACGGCCGTTGTGTCCGTTACGAGCTCCTCGTAGCGTACCTCCATATAGTGGCGGCAGGAGCCCGCCTGCCGCCGCCCCTCGCCGACATTACGTAACCACTGATTAGCCCGTACGCTGACACCCCTGGTGGTCCCCCAACGGAACCCTTCCAGCGAAAGCGCCACGTCGCGGCCGTCCCTTATGATATGGATGAAGCGCGCTTCGGGCACGACCTCCTGTATATCGGTCATATATGATATGTATGCCGGCGTCTTGTCGCCCCAGCGGGGCTTGTCGAAGCGCGAGATATATATCTCGTAGAAACACCTCAAGCCGTCGGGTAGGTTGAAGGGTCTTATGGCCTTAAGTGCCTTACGGAATTCTTTCGGGTCGATGTGGAAGTCCTTCCACCTTCTCGACCCCACCACGGTCTTGTAGAAGCGGTTGCGGATAAAAAACTTCCTGCCTCTCTCAAGGGGCAGAAGGTCCGGAATGAAGTGGGTCTCCGGGGGGATGGAGATCTCCGGGTGGGCGTCGAGCATGAGCCTCAAGAGTGTCGTGCCCGAGCGCGGCGCACCGACGATAAACGGGGCCGGGGGAAGGCCGTCTTTCCTCGTATCTGAACTCTCCACCACTCTCATCTCCCTTTTCGCGGCTTTATATGTCGACCACTTCTTCGGTCTCGTTCCCGAATACGTCCACGGCACGGACCGCTATCCTCTTCGGTCTTTTTTCGAGCACGGCCCGTGCCTTTTTCTCGACGGCCTTTAGCTCCTTCCCGTTTTGCCGGAGCGAGTGCCATGTGCCCCTGAAGGCCTTGCCTAAGGCCCCGCCGAAGGCCCTGCCTTTAAAGTCCCAGTCCACGGACCACGAGTCGATAACCGCGGGGAACTTTTCCTCCGGAGCGCCCTCGGCCGGACTGGGCGGCGGGCCGTTAAGGCTGTAACCCTTGAGTTCGAGCGAGAGCTCGACCTTGCCGTTCTTGAGTTTCTTTATTACGGGCTTCTTGACGCTAAGGCACGCCGCTTCCTTTTTCTTCCGCGTCCCTGCCTTGGCGGCCCCGACCCCCGGGTCCCCGACCCGGGGGTCCCTGACCCCTTCTATAAGGAACGGGGCGGCGTTGTTTTCGATAAGGCGGCGGCGCGCTACCTGGACCCCGGTCCGGCCGCTCTCGCACATGATCCACCTCCTGCCGAGCTTTTCGGCGACCGAGCCCGTGGTGCCCGCCCCGGAGAAGAAGTCGCAGACAAGGTCGCCGCTGGCCGTGGCCGACTCGATAATACGCCTTAAAAGCGCTTCGGGCTTCTGGGTGGTAAAGCCGGTCCTCTCAGCAACGGGGCTGTGCATGGCGTCCGGTATGTCGTCCCAGACGTCGCCGATGAGTTTTTTTTCGATTATCCTTGAGCCCCTTTTTTCGAGAAAATATTTTATCCTTATGTTGCCGCTATTTGTCCTGTAGACCCGTCCCTCTTTCTCGAGCCTTTTTATGCTCTCGTCGGTGTAGTCGCCCCTGGGCGCGGTCTTGAAGAAACGCCCGTCCTTGTCGAGCCTGAAGCCGTAACGCCCGGCCTCGTTCGAGGGTACGCTCCTTTCGCCGTAGACCTTCCTGAGCCCCGCCCCCGGTCCCCGGCCGTAGACCAGGATGGTGTCGTGGTTTCTGGGGAACTGGCCGGAGACCGCTTTGGCCCCCCTGCCTCCGTAGCTCCATACGATCTCGTTAAGGAACTTTTCCCGGCCGAAGATCTCGTCCATGAGGACCTTTATATACGAGTTCGCCCGCCAGTCGCAGTGGAGGAATATGGTCCCGTCGTCGGAAAGGAGCTCCCTCATCAGGATGAGCCTCGGGTGGAGCATGTCGAGGTATGAGTCCACGCCCCCGCTCCACCTGTCGCTGTAAGCGGTGCGCTTCATGGTCCCGGCGTCGTTACTCAGTCTTACCTTGAGCTTGTAGTCGGCCTCCGAGGCGAAGGGCGGGTCTATGTAGATAAGTTTTACCTTCCCCTTGAGCCCTTCTTTTATAAGGGCCTCCATCACGTGTAGGTTGTCGCCGTGGACGAGACGGTTCGAAGCGGCCCGGCCAACCGGGAAGGGGGGGAGGGGGGCGAGGGGAGGGGAGGGGCCGCCACCGGGGAAGACCTCCTCCACCGCGTCGAGGGTCCGGCCCTTGGGCGGGGTTTCCGCCTTACCCTTCGAGCTCCAGATGAGTTTTGCGCTGTCCTTTCTCTTCCGTCCGGCCATAGGCGGTCACATCTTCTTTTCCCTGGGGCTTATCTTGAGCTCCTTTATCTTTTTCCTGAGCGTGTTCCTGTTTATGCCCAGCAGCTCGGCGGCGCGCACCTGGTTGTGGGCGGTCTTTCTAAGGACGAGCCTTATGAGCGGCCTCTCCATAAAGGGCATGAGCGAGGCGTAGAGCTCCTGCCTTCCCCCGGCGGCGGTCTTCTCTATGAAGGGTTCGAGTTTTTTAGTGATGATGTCCTCTATGGACTCGCGCTTGCCGCCCCTGCGGGGGAGCGCGACGTCGTCGCGGCTAAGGACTATGTTCGGGGAGAGGAGCACGGCCCTCCTGAGGACGTTTTCAAGCTCCCTTACGTTGCCGGGCCACGCGTAGCCCTCCATCTCCTCTATCGCGCCGGGGGATAGCTCCCTCCGTTCGGCGCCCATCTCGCCCGCGAACCTATCGAGGAAGTATTCGGCGAGGAGCGTTA is a window from the Thermodesulfobacteriota bacterium genome containing:
- a CDS encoding GIY-YIG nuclease family protein; translated protein: MPVSELRLIKRCAEFLPRGSINEIPKGTRGIYALLRYRPQSKNYDVVYIGMSGSDYGRIRRRLKSHSKSKHKKEHWTHFSVFEVWDNIREEEIRELEGILRHIYKKDTRANKLNKQQSFKKLRKVKQNDMSEWS
- a CDS encoding sulfotransferase, with the translated sequence MRVVALLAIRNEELYIERCLQHLRSQGIETCVIDNGSTDRSVEIARGFEGRGVMRIEHLPFKGYSDWTEILRSKERLAGEIDADWFIHHDADEIREAPRPYKTLVEGIEDADRQGYNAINFKEFVFLPTGDEESYEGTDYVREMRHYYFFEPKPLRRINAWKNTGVPVGISSSGGHKAIFEGRKVSPVQFILRHYIVLSRTHAIAKYAGRVYSAEDLARGANGSRAMFKADKLNFPSVKRLKELSLDGSWDSSDPWRRHTFLKGAPGTGKYARGKRLLKRFLPRRVKDELRRGRLPSLPAAIPADDANRPPAPFIVGAPRSGTTLLRLMLDAHPELAIPPETYFIPRMLELGTVPLLLRTRFYRKLLDDIRWKDFHLDPERLRGALKEIEPFTLPEGLRCFYRLYAERFGKPRWGDKTPRYSLHLNTIQSALPEARFIHIIRDGRDVALSSKSLQISPGDDAVMQAAFWLRYLREARQQAGFCRHYMEVRYEELLTDTTAVLKRVCDFIELPYSPEMEDYHASAGERLDELADRYTAEGKFFPKEEQLKIFSLTSSPPDPSRIGVWKKEMSEEDRQRFEAVAGGMLRDLGYET
- a CDS encoding cation:proton antiporter, whose amino-acid sequence is MTEHLLIGIASIVVLGVGAQWLAWRMGLPAILLLLIIGFVAGPVTGFLDPDEIFGDLLLPIVSISVALILFEGGLTLRVSELKGFGGVVRNLVTIGVVVTWLIGSLAAGYLLGLDLALSVLVGAVLVVTGPTVIVPLLRHVRPVGHLGSILKWEGIVIDPIGAMLAVRVFEGIVAGGGGGGLREAGSHALMGIVKTILAGGLTGAAGAALMVFFLRRYWIPDFLQNPVTVMVVVGAFAASNYLQAESGLLAVTVMGIALANQKAVTVKHIVEFKENLRVLLISSLFILLAARLDFSDFSGVGVGGVLFLLVLIVAARPLSVFFSTLGSGLSGKEKIFLGCMAPRGIVAAAIASVFSMRLVEAGHAGAEMLVPITFMVIIGTVAVYGLGALPVARSLGLSSPNPQGVLFAGAHPWAREIAAALSKEGFEVMLVDNNWTNVSKARLAGLPAHYGSILAESLPAELELGGIGRLLALTHNDNVNSLAALHFTDAFGRKYVYQLPPEDEGRVSQTLRGRLLFGSERTYSYLARRFASGAVVKTTKLTGEFGFEAFRKKYAGAVPLFLITEKREVVTFATDNQAEPKPGQTLISVVDEEEG
- the thiE gene encoding thiamine phosphate synthase, with protein sequence MGYGVGSEKIRGLYAIIDTYFVGPGDIERVAGEIIEGGARLVQLRAKGGGTASGEFLKMAKTLREITAARGATFIVNDRVDVALMSGADGVHLGDEDLPVAEARKILGKEKIIGFSTHTVEEAVEAATLDVDYISFGPIFPTATKPDAREVVGIDMLKEVRGKIKLPVTAIGGITEETLPEVISAGADAVAIISGILEIPSSKDIRAKVAVLVS
- a CDS encoding sulfotransferase is translated as MVESSDTRKDGLPPAPFIVGAPRSGTTLLRLMLDAHPEISIPPETHFIPDLLPLERGRKFFIRNRFYKTVVGSRRWKDFHIDPKEFRKALKAIRPFNLPDGLRCFYEIYISRFDKPRWGDKTPAYISYMTDIQEVVPEARFIHIIRDGRDVALSLEGFRWGTTRGVSVRANQWLRNVGEGRRQAGSCRHYMEVRYEELVTDTTAVLEKICEFIELPYSPEMENYHASAEKRLDEFGDIHRSSGRVTAKKEDRLAIHRLTSSPPDPSRIGAWKKEMSEEDRRSFEAVAGEMLRDLGYET
- a CDS encoding type II toxin-antitoxin system RelE/ParE family toxin codes for the protein MKYRVVVEKRVGKEALKIPSRHRASIDKAVLSLASDPRPRNCKKLTDREGYRVRVGDYRILYVVDDEARTVVIYRIKRRGERTYK
- a CDS encoding site-specific DNA-methyltransferase; its protein translation is MAGRKRKDSAKLIWSSKGKAETPPKGRTLDAVEEVFPGGGPSPPLAPLPPFPVGRAASNRLVHGDNLHVMEALIKEGLKGKVKLIYIDPPFASEADYKLKVRLSNDAGTMKRTAYSDRWSGGVDSYLDMLHPRLILMRELLSDDGTIFLHCDWRANSYIKVLMDEIFGREKFLNEIVWSYGGRGAKAVSGQFPRNHDTILVYGRGPGAGLRKVYGERSVPSNEAGRYGFRLDKDGRFFKTAPRGDYTDESIKRLEKEGRVYRTNSGNIRIKYFLEKRGSRIIEKKLIGDVWDDIPDAMHSPVAERTGFTTQKPEALLRRIIESATASGDLVCDFFSGAGTTGSVAEKLGRRWIMCESGRTGVQVARRRLIENNAAPFLIEGVRDPRVGDPGVGAAKAGTRKKKEAACLSVKKPVIKKLKNGKVELSLELKGYSLNGPPPSPAEGAPEEKFPAVIDSWSVDWDFKGRAFGGALGKAFRGTWHSLRQNGKELKAVEKKARAVLEKRPKRIAVRAVDVFGNETEEVVDI
- a CDS encoding type II toxin-antitoxin system HicB family antitoxin, whose protein sequence is MKQYKIIVEKHPDGYVAYPLGLKGVVVGEGDTYDEALSDVKSAIGFHIESFGKEPLGILSLT
- a CDS encoding cation diffusion facilitator family transporter; the encoded protein is MSGHSSKKVVIAALAGNGAIAVMKFVAAFVSGSAAMLAEAFHSTADSMNQVMLLVGMKRSKRPPDEDHPFGYGKELYFWAFVVAVSIFVVGAALSIYGGVDKMLHPHPIESIWLPLAVLGASIAFETYSFSVAFSEAKKLGGGTRPTDFIRMAVTTKDPTIMIVLFEDTAAMAGLIVAAVGISASYWLDMPFIDGLTSVLIGLILLYVAFFLARETKKLLIGESATKEDREAIRRAVVNVDGVERCGQPMTMHLGPEDILVNLEVEFRDGLSTDEVEAAIDRIESRIKSAVPAVKKIFIEAESISKRTVGRGS